One Nocardioides aromaticivorans genomic window carries:
- the ybaK gene encoding Cys-tRNA(Pro) deacylase — protein sequence MARRKAAGGTQATVALTAAGVAFTVHEYAHDPRADSYGLEAAEAMGVDPGRVFKTLFADLDGALVVGVVPVAGQLDLKALARALDGRKAAMADPRAAERATGYVVGGISPIGQRRTHPTVVDDTALDHETVFVSAGRRGMEVELSPAELVRMTAARVAPIRR from the coding sequence ATGGCCCGCAGGAAGGCGGCCGGCGGCACGCAGGCCACGGTGGCGCTCACGGCTGCCGGCGTGGCGTTCACCGTCCACGAGTACGCCCATGACCCGCGCGCCGACTCCTACGGGCTCGAGGCCGCCGAGGCGATGGGGGTCGACCCGGGACGCGTGTTCAAGACGCTCTTCGCCGACCTCGACGGCGCACTGGTGGTCGGCGTCGTGCCGGTCGCCGGCCAGCTCGACCTCAAGGCGCTCGCCCGGGCCCTCGACGGCCGCAAGGCCGCGATGGCCGACCCCAGGGCGGCTGAGCGCGCCACCGGGTACGTCGTCGGCGGGATCTCGCCGATCGGCCAGCGCCGGACGCACCCGACGGTCGTCGACGACACCGCGCTCGACCACGAGACGGTCTTCGTCTCGGCCGGACGGCGCGGGATGGAGGTCGAGCTCAGTCCTGCAGAGCTGGTTCGGATGACGGCTGCCCGGGTCGCTCCCATTCGCCGCTAG
- a CDS encoding TraR/DksA family transcriptional regulator has product MARTAKKSLAGQAASAARKIIRPRKAAAAAKTAPEPVKKAAPAPAKKAAPAKKAAPAKKAAPAPAKKAAPAKKAAPAKKAAPAKKAAPAAAKKAAPAKKAAPAPAKKAAPAKKAAPAKKAAPAPAKKTAPAKKAAPVSKTPAPAKKAAPVKKAAPAKKAAPAKKAAPSALVVLDHEEAWSKEEIAEVLAELHEQRARAAEIVEEQEADLTGLLRDSGDGAGQDQADLGATSFERDHELTVLNHEREKLAQIDRALARIDDGTYGVCESCGNPIGKMRLMAFPRATLCMTCKQREERR; this is encoded by the coding sequence ATGGCCCGCACCGCGAAGAAGAGTTTGGCCGGCCAGGCCGCATCGGCCGCCCGGAAGATCATCCGGCCACGCAAGGCCGCCGCCGCGGCGAAGACGGCTCCCGAACCGGTCAAGAAGGCCGCGCCCGCCCCGGCGAAGAAGGCGGCCCCCGCGAAGAAGGCCGCGCCGGCCAAGAAGGCCGCGCCCGCTCCGGCGAAGAAGGCGGCGCCCGCCAAGAAGGCCGCGCCCGCCAAGAAGGCCGCGCCCGCCAAGAAGGCCGCGCCCGCGGCGGCCAAGAAGGCCGCGCCCGCGAAGAAGGCCGCGCCCGCTCCGGCGAAGAAGGCGGCGCCGGCGAAGAAGGCCGCGCCCGCGAAGAAGGCCGCACCCGCTCCGGCCAAGAAGACCGCGCCGGCGAAGAAGGCCGCACCCGTCAGCAAGACGCCCGCACCAGCGAAGAAGGCAGCACCCGTGAAGAAGGCGGCACCCGCCAAGAAGGCAGCACCCGCGAAGAAGGCGGCTCCGTCCGCCCTCGTCGTCCTCGACCACGAGGAGGCTTGGTCGAAGGAGGAGATCGCCGAGGTCCTCGCCGAGCTCCACGAGCAGCGCGCCCGCGCCGCCGAGATCGTGGAGGAGCAGGAGGCCGACCTGACCGGCCTGCTTCGCGACTCCGGTGACGGCGCCGGCCAGGACCAGGCGGACCTCGGGGCGACCAGCTTCGAGCGCGACCACGAGCTGACGGTGCTCAACCACGAGCGCGAGAAGCTGGCCCAGATCGACCGTGCCCTGGCCCGCATCGACGACGGCACCTACGGCGTGTGCGAGTCGTGCGGCAACCCGATCGGCAAGATGCGGCTCATGGCGTTCCCGCGTGCCACACTGTGCATGACATGCAAGCAGCGCGAGGAACGCCGGTAG
- the lspA gene encoding signal peptidase II — MQAARGTPVDDRDDGTEPTRSPLLAAPRTWLLFAAVGGVMLVVDQVTKALAVDRLAGEPDVEIVGELLQLHLTYNPGAAFSLGTRFTVALSVLASVATVVVLWLSRRVQNKWWAVALGLMFAGIDGNLMDRLFRDPAPFRGHVVDFLMLPNWPVFNVADMCINVGVAMILVQVLRGVAMDGTRVAKESA; from the coding sequence ATGCAAGCAGCGCGAGGAACGCCGGTAGACGACCGCGACGACGGGACCGAACCGACACGGAGCCCCCTGCTGGCCGCTCCCCGGACCTGGCTGCTCTTCGCGGCCGTCGGTGGCGTCATGCTCGTCGTCGACCAGGTCACCAAGGCGCTCGCGGTCGACCGCCTCGCGGGCGAGCCGGATGTCGAGATCGTCGGTGAGCTGCTCCAGCTGCACCTGACCTACAACCCGGGTGCGGCGTTCAGCCTCGGTACCCGCTTCACCGTCGCGCTGTCGGTCCTGGCGAGCGTGGCCACGGTCGTCGTGCTGTGGCTGAGCCGTCGGGTGCAGAACAAGTGGTGGGCGGTCGCGCTCGGCCTGATGTTCGCCGGCATCGACGGCAACCTGATGGACCGGCTGTTCCGTGATCCCGCGCCCTTCCGTGGCCACGTGGTCGACTTCCTGATGCTGCCGAACTGGCCGGTCTTCAACGTCGCCGACATGTGCATCAACGTCGGCGTCGCGATGATCCTGGTCCAGGTGCTGCGCGGCGTCGCGATGGACGGCACCCGCGTCGCGAAGGAATCCGCATGA
- the dnaE gene encoding DNA polymerase III subunit alpha — MAAGSGEADFVHLHVHTEYSMLDGASLLDGLFTRVNDLGMTSIAMTDHGNLHGAYDFYSKAKKYGVKPIIGIEAYLTPGTPRGERRRVRWGKGDAAEEGGDDVAGGGAYTHMTMWAQSTEGMHNLFRLSSRSSLEGYYFKPRMDKEILAEHSKGLIVSTGCPSGAIQTRLRLGQWDEAVREAAELQDIFGKENVFLELMDHGISIEKRVRDDLLRLGREMNIPPIATNDSHYNNPEDADAHDALICVASGKRLSDTNRLKFDGGGYYIKSAAEMRELWADRFGMPEACDNTVAIAERCSVEFNENTGGYMAKADIPAGETEESWFRKEVWRGIESRYPGDRLTQEVKDRVEMELAVVAQKGYCGYFLVVADFINWSKDNGIRVGPGRGSGAGSIAAYALRITDLCPLEHGLYFERFLNPERPSMPDFDIDFDDARRGEVIQYVSDKYGADRVCQIATFGRLKSKAAIKDAARVLDHGFAIGDKITKAMPPDVMGKGVPLKEIFNPEHKRYNDGGEFRALYEQDADVRTIYQTALGLEGQIRNWGVHAAGVIMSSEPLLDIVPIMARPQDGAVITQFDYPMCEALGLVKMDFLGLSNLRILEDALANIKANKGEDVVLEELPFDDRATYELMGRGDTLGVFQLDGGGMRALLRSMLPDKFADITAVSALYRPGPMGADSHNKYAHRKNGRQPIEPIHPALADALEPVLGETYGLIVYQEQVMAIAQVLAGYSLGAADNMRRVMGKKKKAELDAQFEGFEAGMLERGYPKDAIKTLWDILVPFADYAFNKSHSAAYGVITYWTAYLKANYPTEYMAALLTSVKDDKDKMAIYLNECRRMKIQVLPPDVNESAHNFTAVGPDIRFGLTAIRNVGSNVVDGIVAARTEEGRFADFNDFLSKVPAQVCNKRVIDSLIKAGAFDDMKHKRRALVAIHETAVDQYVDIKRNEAIGQDSLFAGLGDDDGGDGGFGVSVAIPDIDDWDKMTLLGHEREMLGLYVSDHPLLGLEHVLSNGTDCTIGQLMTDEDRAHNSTVTVAGLITSIQRKITKNGDPWATVTLEDLEGAIDVLLFPSSYRLAAPYLTEDAIVRVRGQLDTEREPSQLRGQEVTVPDLENTADGPVVISLPSTRCTGPVVQQLKDVLVTHAGLTEVRLQLLSRDSTKVMRLGDNLRVTPSSALFADLKQLLGPGCLAG, encoded by the coding sequence ATGGCAGCCGGTTCCGGGGAAGCGGACTTCGTCCACCTGCACGTCCACACCGAGTACTCCATGCTCGACGGGGCGTCGTTGCTCGACGGACTGTTCACGCGCGTCAACGACCTCGGCATGACGTCGATCGCCATGACCGACCACGGCAACCTGCACGGTGCCTACGACTTCTACTCCAAGGCCAAGAAGTACGGCGTCAAGCCGATCATCGGCATCGAGGCCTACCTGACCCCGGGCACTCCCCGCGGCGAGCGACGGCGGGTGCGCTGGGGCAAGGGCGATGCCGCCGAGGAGGGCGGCGACGACGTCGCCGGCGGCGGCGCGTACACCCACATGACGATGTGGGCGCAGAGCACCGAGGGCATGCACAACCTGTTCCGGCTCTCGTCCCGGTCCAGCCTCGAGGGCTACTACTTCAAGCCCCGGATGGACAAGGAGATCCTCGCCGAGCACAGCAAGGGCCTCATCGTCAGCACCGGCTGTCCCAGCGGCGCGATCCAGACCCGGCTCCGGCTCGGCCAGTGGGACGAGGCCGTGCGCGAGGCGGCCGAGCTGCAGGACATCTTCGGCAAGGAGAACGTCTTCCTCGAGCTGATGGACCACGGCATCTCGATCGAGAAGCGGGTCCGCGACGACCTGCTGCGCCTGGGCCGCGAGATGAACATCCCGCCGATCGCCACCAACGACTCGCACTACAACAACCCCGAGGACGCCGACGCCCACGACGCCCTCATCTGCGTGGCGTCCGGCAAGCGGCTCTCCGACACCAACCGGCTCAAGTTCGACGGCGGCGGCTACTACATCAAGTCCGCGGCCGAGATGCGCGAGCTGTGGGCCGACCGGTTCGGCATGCCCGAGGCCTGTGACAACACGGTCGCGATCGCAGAGCGCTGCTCGGTGGAGTTCAACGAGAACACCGGCGGCTACATGGCCAAGGCCGACATCCCCGCGGGCGAGACCGAGGAGTCCTGGTTCCGCAAGGAGGTCTGGCGCGGCATCGAGTCCCGCTACCCGGGCGACCGGTTGACCCAGGAGGTCAAGGACCGCGTCGAGATGGAGCTCGCGGTCGTCGCCCAGAAGGGCTACTGCGGCTACTTCCTCGTGGTCGCCGACTTCATCAACTGGTCCAAGGACAACGGCATCCGGGTCGGGCCGGGCCGTGGCTCCGGTGCGGGCTCGATCGCGGCGTACGCGCTGCGGATCACCGACCTGTGCCCGCTGGAGCACGGCCTCTACTTCGAGCGCTTCCTCAACCCCGAGCGGCCCTCGATGCCCGACTTCGACATCGACTTCGACGACGCCCGTCGCGGCGAGGTCATCCAGTACGTCTCCGACAAGTACGGCGCCGACCGGGTCTGCCAGATCGCCACCTTCGGCCGGCTGAAGTCCAAGGCCGCGATCAAGGACGCCGCCCGGGTGCTCGACCACGGGTTCGCGATCGGCGACAAGATCACCAAGGCGATGCCGCCCGACGTGATGGGCAAGGGCGTCCCGCTCAAGGAGATCTTCAACCCGGAGCACAAGCGCTACAACGACGGCGGCGAGTTCCGAGCGCTCTACGAGCAGGACGCCGACGTCCGCACGATCTACCAGACGGCGCTCGGCCTCGAGGGGCAGATCCGCAACTGGGGCGTGCACGCGGCCGGCGTGATCATGTCCAGCGAGCCCCTGCTGGACATCGTGCCGATCATGGCCCGCCCGCAGGACGGCGCCGTGATCACCCAGTTCGACTACCCGATGTGCGAGGCGCTCGGGCTGGTCAAGATGGACTTCCTCGGCCTGTCCAACCTGCGCATCCTCGAGGACGCGCTGGCCAACATCAAGGCCAACAAGGGTGAGGACGTCGTCCTCGAGGAGCTGCCGTTCGACGACCGGGCGACCTATGAGCTGATGGGCCGCGGTGACACCCTCGGCGTGTTCCAGCTCGATGGTGGGGGCATGCGTGCGCTGCTGCGCTCGATGCTGCCGGACAAGTTCGCCGACATCACGGCCGTCAGTGCGCTCTACCGGCCCGGCCCGATGGGCGCCGACTCGCACAACAAGTACGCCCACCGCAAGAACGGCCGGCAGCCGATCGAGCCGATCCACCCGGCGCTCGCCGATGCCCTGGAGCCGGTCCTGGGGGAGACCTACGGCCTGATCGTCTACCAGGAGCAGGTGATGGCGATCGCCCAGGTCCTGGCGGGCTACTCGCTGGGCGCTGCAGACAACATGCGCCGGGTCATGGGCAAGAAGAAGAAGGCCGAGCTCGATGCGCAGTTCGAGGGCTTCGAGGCCGGCATGCTCGAGCGCGGCTATCCCAAGGACGCGATCAAGACGCTGTGGGACATCCTCGTCCCGTTCGCCGACTACGCCTTCAACAAGTCGCACTCGGCGGCGTACGGCGTCATCACCTACTGGACCGCCTACCTCAAGGCCAACTACCCGACCGAGTACATGGCCGCCCTCCTGACGTCCGTCAAGGACGACAAGGACAAGATGGCGATCTACCTCAACGAGTGCCGACGGATGAAGATCCAGGTGCTGCCGCCCGACGTCAACGAGTCGGCGCACAACTTCACCGCCGTCGGTCCCGACATCCGCTTCGGCCTCACCGCCATCCGCAACGTCGGGTCCAATGTCGTCGACGGCATCGTGGCGGCCCGCACCGAGGAGGGCCGGTTCGCGGACTTCAACGACTTCCTCTCCAAGGTCCCGGCCCAGGTCTGCAACAAGCGGGTCATCGACTCGCTGATCAAGGCCGGCGCCTTCGACGACATGAAGCACAAGCGGCGTGCGCTGGTGGCGATCCACGAGACCGCCGTCGACCAGTACGTCGACATCAAGCGCAACGAGGCCATCGGCCAGGACTCGCTCTTCGCTGGGCTCGGCGACGACGACGGGGGCGATGGTGGCTTCGGCGTGAGCGTCGCGATCCCGGACATCGACGACTGGGACAAGATGACCCTGCTCGGCCACGAGCGGGAGATGCTGGGGCTCTACGTCTCCGACCACCCGCTGCTCGGTCTCGAGCACGTGCTGTCCAACGGCACGGACTGCACCATCGGCCAGCTGATGACCGACGAGGACCGTGCGCACAACTCGACGGTCACGGTGGCGGGCCTGATCACGTCGATCCAGCGCAAGATCACCAAGAACGGCGACCCCTGGGCCACGGTCACCCTCGAGGACCTCGAGGGCGCGATCGACGTCCTCCTGTTCCCGAGCAGCTACCGGCTCGCGGCGCCGTACCTCACCGAGGACGCGATCGTGCGGGTCCGCGGCCAGCTCGACACCGAGCGGGAGCCCTCGCAGCTGCGGGGCCAGGAGGTGACCGTCCCCGACCTGGAGAACACCGCCGACGGGCCCGTGGTGATCAGCCTTCCGTCGACGCGGTGCACCGGGCCGGTGGTGCAGCAGCTGAAGGACGTCCTGGTGACCCACGCCGGCCTGACCGAGGTCCGGCTGCAGCTGCTGAGCCGCGACTCCACCAAGGTCATGCGTCTGGGGGACAATCTCCGGGTGACTCCCTCCTCCGCGCTTTTCGCCGACCTCAAGCAGCTCCTCGGGCCGGGGTGCCTCGCCGGATGA
- a CDS encoding GNAT family N-acetyltransferase, which translates to MEPDLLLRPAIPADAGAVAGVHLRARAAAPMPAAVHSDAEVRAWLAARLDGSGDEVWVAEVAGEVVGYARFTRTWLDDLYVDPGHAGRGVGSALLDLVKARHPAGFGLWVFESNTPAQAFYAAHGLVEEERTDGSGNEERAPDVRMSWHPPDPL; encoded by the coding sequence ATGGAGCCGGACCTGCTCCTGCGCCCGGCCATCCCGGCGGACGCCGGAGCGGTAGCCGGCGTGCACCTGCGGGCCCGCGCGGCCGCTCCCATGCCGGCCGCGGTCCACAGCGACGCCGAGGTCCGGGCGTGGCTCGCCGCCCGCCTGGACGGCAGCGGGGACGAGGTGTGGGTCGCGGAGGTGGCCGGCGAGGTGGTCGGGTACGCCCGGTTCACGCGCACCTGGCTCGACGACCTGTACGTCGACCCGGGGCACGCCGGAAGGGGCGTCGGCTCCGCGCTGCTGGACCTCGTCAAGGCCCGGCACCCGGCCGGCTTCGGGCTGTGGGTCTTCGAGTCCAACACGCCCGCACAGGCCTTCTACGCCGCCCACGGGCTCGTCGAGGAGGAGCGCACCGACGGCTCCGGCAACGAGGAGCGGGCGCCCGACGTACGGATGTCCTGGCACCCCCCGGACCCGCTGTGA
- a CDS encoding DivIVA domain-containing protein produces MPLTPEDVSNKRFTPVRLREGYDMGEVDQFLDEVEAELARLTQENDDLRAKLAAAQAGGSSTAAFDVPTQLAPVPEPTPEPPAPVEVPAPVEPVAAAPVAAAPVAAPVAGGVETIRVETVPEASNAAARLLEIATRNADELVEDAKNEADKIVGEARTKSERLESEAKVKADRLESDARTRAEMLDSETAERRTQLFGDLEKERDKLSAEVETLRSFEREYRSRLKSYFTQQLESLQTPGDTLAPVEEAPAPKRLRSILGEEEG; encoded by the coding sequence ATGGGCGAGGTCGACCAGTTCCTGGATGAGGTGGAGGCCGAGCTCGCCCGCCTGACGCAGGAGAACGACGACCTCCGTGCGAAGCTGGCGGCCGCCCAGGCCGGTGGCTCCTCGACGGCGGCGTTCGACGTCCCGACGCAGCTGGCGCCCGTTCCCGAGCCGACCCCCGAGCCGCCGGCCCCCGTCGAGGTGCCCGCTCCGGTCGAGCCCGTGGCCGCCGCTCCCGTCGCTGCGGCTCCCGTCGCCGCTCCGGTCGCCGGTGGTGTCGAGACGATCCGCGTCGAGACGGTCCCCGAGGCGTCCAACGCCGCGGCCCGCCTCCTCGAGATCGCGACCCGCAACGCCGACGAGCTCGTCGAGGACGCCAAGAACGAGGCCGACAAGATCGTCGGCGAGGCGCGCACCAAGTCCGAGCGCCTCGAGTCCGAGGCGAAGGTCAAGGCCGACCGCCTCGAGTCCGACGCCCGCACCCGCGCGGAGATGCTCGACAGCGAGACCGCCGAGCGTCGTACCCAGCTCTTCGGTGACCTCGAGAAGGAGCGCGACAAGCTCTCGGCCGAGGTCGAGACGCTGCGCTCGTTCGAGCGTGAGTACCGCTCGCGCCTCAAGAGCTACTTCACCCAGCAGCTCGAGTCGCTGCAGACGCCGGGCGACACCCTGGCGCCGGTCGAGGAGGCCCCGGCCCCCAAGCGCCTGCGCTCCATCCTCGGCGAGGAAGAGGGCTGA
- a CDS encoding RluA family pseudouridine synthase: MSTVDHRSLPVPDSLEGERVDVVLAQLFGVSRTRAAELVADGRVQLDGSAVGGKSERVLAGSVLDVEIPAEADPLEVVPEIVEGIKIIHDDDAIVVIDKPVGVAVHPSPGWRGPTVVGHLAGAGFRISTSGAKEREGIVQRLDVGTSGVMVIAKSEHAYSVLKNAFRQRTVDKTYHALVQGHPDPLEGTIDAPIGRHPKFDYKFAVMDDGRHSVTHYETLEAHRFASLLEVHLETGRTHQIRVHMSALKHPCVGDITYGADPVLARRVGLERQWLHAVKLGFEHPDGGYVEYESSYPDDLARALEIIRDSH, encoded by the coding sequence ATGAGCACGGTCGACCACCGCAGCCTGCCCGTCCCCGACAGCCTCGAGGGGGAGCGGGTCGACGTCGTGCTGGCCCAGCTCTTCGGCGTCTCGCGCACCCGGGCGGCCGAGCTGGTGGCCGACGGCCGGGTGCAGCTCGACGGATCGGCCGTGGGCGGCAAGAGCGAGCGGGTGCTGGCCGGCTCCGTGCTCGACGTCGAGATCCCCGCCGAGGCGGACCCGCTCGAGGTCGTCCCCGAGATCGTCGAGGGGATCAAGATCATCCACGACGACGACGCCATCGTGGTGATCGACAAGCCGGTCGGCGTCGCCGTCCACCCGTCGCCGGGCTGGCGCGGGCCGACCGTCGTGGGCCACCTCGCCGGCGCCGGCTTCCGCATCTCCACCTCCGGGGCCAAGGAGCGCGAGGGCATCGTCCAGCGCCTCGACGTCGGCACCTCGGGCGTCATGGTGATCGCCAAGTCCGAGCACGCCTACTCGGTGCTCAAGAACGCCTTCCGCCAGCGCACCGTCGACAAGACCTACCACGCGCTCGTCCAGGGCCACCCCGACCCGCTCGAGGGCACGATCGACGCCCCGATCGGGCGGCACCCGAAGTTCGACTACAAGTTCGCGGTCATGGACGACGGCCGCCACAGCGTCACGCACTACGAGACGCTCGAGGCGCACCGCTTCGCCAGCCTGCTGGAGGTCCACCTCGAGACCGGCCGGACCCACCAGATCCGGGTCCACATGAGCGCGCTCAAGCACCCCTGCGTCGGCGACATCACCTACGGCGCGGACCCGGTGCTCGCCCGCAGGGTGGGCCTCGAGCGCCAGTGGCTGCACGCCGTGAAGCTGGGCTTCGAGCACCCCGACGGCGGCTACGTCGAGTACGAGTCGTCGTACCCCGACGACCTCGCGCGGGCGCTCGAGATCATCCGCGACTCCCACTGA